A region from the Triticum urartu cultivar G1812 chromosome 1, Tu2.1, whole genome shotgun sequence genome encodes:
- the LOC125533722 gene encoding NEP1-interacting protein-like 1, with amino-acid sequence MDTSASPGPSSSAPEPRQWAGGRPGLGSAALELACKVLCVVATCAFAAVGSLVGAVSGSVIGLATESGVVRGAGIGAISGAVFSIEVAESSRDLWHTSDSSVWSVLFMVDIILSLLSGRLVREKVGPAVQSAVQSQISAISSPFTEPSDLFETGGARGLPAHALRRLPAIKVSADTAVDEAGEALCCSVCLQDLEVGESARRLPGCRHVFHAPCIDRWLVRHASCPLCRRDI; translated from the exons ATGGACACGTCGGCGTCCCCTGGTCCCAGCTCGTCCGCGCCGGAGCCTCGGCAATGGGCCGGCGGTCGCCCCGGGCTGGGGTCCGCGGCGCTTGAGCTGGCCTGCAAGGTGCTCTGCGTCGTGGCGACGTGCGCCTTCGCCGCGGTGGGCTCGCTGGTTGGGGCGGTGTCGGGGTCGGTGATCGGGCTGGCGACGGAGAGCGGGGTGGTGCGGGGCGCTGGCATCGGCGCCATCTCCGGCGCCGTCTTCTCCATCGAGGTCGCCGAGTCGTCGCGGGACCTCTGGCACACCAGCGACTCCTCCGTCTGGAGCGTCCTCTTCATG GTGGACATCATCCTCAGCCTGCTGAGCGGGAGGCTGGTCCGCGAGAAGGTGGGGCCGGCGGTGCAGAGCGCCGTGCAGAGTCAG ATAAGCGCCATAAGCTCGCCGTTCACGGAGCCCAGCGACCTGTTCGAGACCGGCGGTGCGAGGGGGCTGCCGGCGCACGCGCTCCGGCGGCTGCCGGCGATCAAGGTCAGCGCGGACACCGCGGTGGACGAGGCCGGGGAGGCGCTCTGCTGCTCGGTGTGCCTGCAGGACCTTGAGGTGGGCGAGTCGGCGAGGCGGCTGCCCGGCTGCCGGCACGTCTTCCACGCGCCCTGCATCGACCGCTGGCTCGTCAGGCACGCCTCCTGCCCGCTCTGCCGACGAGACATCTGA